CGTCGGTCATGCCATCCCTCTTTCGTCTAACACTCCGCTACCTCTATGGTATTTTCATCCGCCCTTCACGTGTTTATGCTTTCGCCATCACGCCGGTTGGAAATGAGAGCCTTGGAAACGAGAGGCGTGGGCGGTGAGGAAAAGAACTCCCGACGATTGATTGAAGAGGAGGGTTGTCCATGCAGAAACGGCTTGGGAAAATCGGAACGGTACGGCGAGAAATTCGAGGCAAGGCGTGCCCGCTGTGCGGAGGCTACCGGTATCAACTCCTTGTTCATTCTTCGACTGCGCCTGAAGAAGCATCGGACATGCTTGCCCGATGCGTGCAATGCAACCGTCCACGACAATTGGACGACGGCTTTTGGAAAAACCTAGTGGATATCAAGGTCCCCGATCACAAACAGGCGCTCGCTAAGCCCCTTGAGCTCTGGCAGACCTATCGAAAACGCAAAGAGGAGACTCGCAAGGCGATCCAGATGCTGGCGATCAGCGGCGCGGTGCGGCCGGGGAACGTCGAATTTCGCTATTCAACCTCTCCGGACGAGAGCGGCATCCTGGCCAGATCTTTCGCCGTCGCTCCCCCTTCCGAGCCCGATTCTCCGACTCCCTTGCATCTTTTCTACGGCCGCCTCCAAACCCGCGTGCTCCACGTGATCGAGCGGCTCAAGCTTCAAGAATCCTACGCCCAACTACAGTCACGCTGTCTGCATCTGTTCCATTGGATTCGACGGGAATTGACCGCTCGTTCGTATTTCTCGCGGATTTGAACCGCTCTCTTGTGCCCTCTACGGAGGCTGAGGTAATATCGCCCTCGCGCCGGGAGTACCCGCGCAGGCGGAAACGTTCCGCCTGCGCGGGTATCTTCTTCAACAAATCGTGAAGCATGGAGAGGTGGCCGAGTGGCCGAAGGCAACGGTTTGCTAAACCGTCGTAGGGGCGAAAACCTCTACCGAGGGTTCAAATCCCTCCCTCTCCGCCATCATACCGTGGACCACCGTCATCGGTGAATGATCAACGGCTTCTCCCCACCGATCGCGCATCAAGCCCCACGGACGTTCCATCTTTTTGAAGACAAAATTTCTGTTGTACGGCCCGGACCGGTATCGTATGCTCGTTGTATTCACCTCGTCTTTACAAGAAAGGATTTCGAATGCGCACCTTCATCGCCATTATGGGAACATCGCTCCTCTTAGCCGGCTCGCCGGCGCTGGCCGCCACCCAAGAGCCCGCGAACGAGGACCAAAAAACCTTGTACGCCCTTGGTCTGGCCATCAGCCAATCGCTTTCGACGTTTGCGCTCAATGAAACCGAACTCGAGATGGTCAAGACCGGCATGGTCGACGGCGTGCTGAAACGGACGCCGAAAGTCGATCTCCAGGCCTACGGCCCCAAGATTCAACAGCTTCAGCAAACCAGGCTCGGCGTCCTGGCGGAACAGGAGAAAAAAGCGGGCGCCGCGTTTCTTGCGAAAGCCGCGTCCGAGAAAGGATCGGTCAAAACCGAATCCGGAGCCGTCATCACTCCCATCAAGCTCGGCTCCGGCGCGACTCCCAAATCGACCGACACGGTCAAAGTCCATTACCACGGGACGTTGATCGATGGAACCGTCTTCGACAGCTCCGTCAAACGAGGCGAGCCGGCCACGTTTCCTCTCGATCAAGTCATCACCTGTTGGACCGAAGGCGTTCAGCAGATCAAGGTCGGCGGAAAGAGCCGCTTGATCTGCCCGTCGAATCTTGCTTACGGAGATCGCGGCTCTCCACCCGTCATTAAACCGGGCGCGACGTTGGTATTTGAAGTCGAGTTGCTGGAGATCGTTTCCAAATAAGCGCGTTCTGCCGCTTCCTCTTGGGAGAGGAGACCATCGCGGGCGGAAGCCCGAGCCTGGCTCTTTTTCCCACCAGCGTCCGGAGAAAGGCGGCCCTCTTTCGGCAAAGGAGAGGCCGTCCTGACCTCCGGACCCATCGCGCCGACACCTGCGTTCTGGAGCAACCGTGAGCGGGCCGTTCTCTTCTTTCCCTCGGCGGTCGCCGGGTCATTTCCCTCCACGCCGGCTGATTCTCGGACTGCTCTTTGCCGTCAGCGTCGTGACCTACGTGGATCGAGTCAATATTTCCGTCGCCGCGCGCCAAATGATGCCGGCGCTCGGGTTGACCGATCAACAAATGGGGTTCGTCTTTTCCGCCTTCGTCATCGGGTATGCCCTGTTTCAAATTCCGGGCGGATGGTTGGCGGATCGATGGGGAGCCCGCCTGGTGCTGACCATCGGGCTCCTCTGGTGGTCATGTTTCACCGCCTTCACCGCAATCGCCGCCGCCTCGTTTCTGGCCGGTGTCCTGGGAATCCTCGGTGCGCTGGCGCTGATACGGTTTCTGCTCGGAGTCGGCGAAGGGGTGGCGCTGCCCACGTTCAACCGCGCCGTGACGGATTGGCTCCCGGCTCACGAACGCGGCTTCGGCATCGGCATGACCATCGGGGGAATCGGCGTCGGCTCCGCCCTTACTCCCCCGCTGACGGCGTGGATCATGGTGAACTACGGTTGGCAAACCGCCTTCTATCTTTCGGCCGCTCTTGGAATCGGGCTGGCCGGTCTGTGGTGGACCGTCGCTCGTGACCATCCAGACGGCCATCCGCAGGAGAAAGAAAGGTTCACACTTTCTTCCGACGATCATCCCAATCATTCCACAAGATCGCCTGCCATTCCATGGACCGCCTGGCGAAAGACTCCGTCGGTGCGGTGGCTTGTCCTAAGTTACACGTGTCTGGGATACGTGGCTTACATCTACATGTCGTGGTTTTATCTCTACCTCGTGAACGTTCGCGGGTTCAACCTCCTGCGGGGCGGTCTGTATGCCGCCGCTCCGTTCCTCGCCATCCTCGTATTCTGCCCGCTGGGAGGATGGATCACGGATCGGTTGGCCTTGAAACACGGCGTCACCAAAGGTCGCCGCATCGTCGGCCAGGCGGGAATGGGATTGGCCGCGCTTTTTATCGCCGGCGGCGCGATCATTGACTCGCCCCATTGGGCCATCGCCAATCTCTCGTTCGGCGCCGGGTGGCTCTATTTCTCGGTCGGAGCCTATTGGTCTTCCACCAGCGATCTCTCAAGAACCCACGCCGGAAGTTTGTCCGGGCTGATGAACATGGGGGCCAACGTCGGAGGAGCCGTCTCCCCCTCCCTCACACCCTGGATCGCCGAACAATGGGGATGGCCCCTCTCACTCTCCGTCGCGGCGCTGATTGCGCTTGCCGGGGGGCTCATGTGGCTGAAGATCGATCCGGAAAAAGGTCTGTATCCGTGTGAAAACACGGCGCGTGGCTAGCCATCGCCGCAAGGTACCGGCCTTCAGATGCAGATGGGTTGCGGGGTTCACCGGACTTTTCCACGCTCGATCCGGCCTTGCCGCAAAAGCGCCGTCCTTGATAGAGTGCCGCTATGGCGATGCAGTTCCAAAAAAAAGATCCGCGCCTCACCATCGTCACAAAATTTGGAGAGATTGCCGTTCGCCTCTATCCCGACGACGCCCCGCGTCACGTCGAAAACTTTCTCAATCTCGCCCGGCTGGGATTCTTCGACGGCACCACGTTCCACCGCGTCGTACCGGGCTTTTTGCTCCAAGGCGGCGATCCGCTCAGCAAACAGCCTGATCGATCCCTGCACGGCACCGGAGGGCCCGGCTATTTTCTTCCGCCCGAACCGAACGACCGCCCCCACAAGCGCGGCGCCGTCTCCATGGCCAAAATGCCCCGCGAGAGCAACAGCACCCGCGACTTCAACGACAACGGCTCGCAATTCTTCATCTGCCTGGATGACAATAACGGCCTTGATCGGTGCTATACCGTCTTTGGGGAAGTCTTCCGGGGCCTCGACGTCATCGATCAAATCGCCGCCGTCCCGCGTGACGAACGGGACAACCCGCTGGAGCCGATCAGGATCACGGTCAAGGTGAAGGAGTAATCGGCGGCAACCGCCCTTCAGCCGCACCCACCGCTTTTCTTTCCAACCAGGAAAGACATCTCCCGACCGGCAGAACGTCGTTTTCCCTTGGCGTGGACGCTCACGATGCGCAAGGCACGGCCGGCTGGTCCTCGACCGGTTAGAAGAACGCCATGCTGACGTAGGTGACGGTGGAATTGAACTGATCGGTGATACCGCGGTCGTAACGAAGCACTTCGCCCTTTTCAGCCTGAATCAGCCGCAAGAGCGAATAGATCGGCGCGAAACCGGTAATGCGGCGCCGATCCTCTTCCTTGAGGAGAAAGTCGGCAAACTCGTCGGCCTTGAGCTCTTCGACAAACTTGAGCATTTCAAGGTCCCGCTGCATGGACCGGTGGAACGAAAAATCCGTCGGCGGCTCCTTGTCGCCGTAGCGTAAGCCGAGATGCGCCAGCTCCCCCGCGGCGATCACGCAATAGGGTCGGCCGTCCTCGCGGAGAATCTCCCGCAGGCCGTCGAGAAACGCCCTCACTCCCTGTTTCAACGCGTGATCGGCCATCTCAATCGCCGAAAAGGAACAGAGAATCGGCACGATGGTGAAAGCCTTCTCACGACCCACGACCTCCTGCAAAAACGGCAATTGAAACTCGATCGAGGACTCGGCTTGGTGACACAGATCTTCGTGAAATGAATCGGGCAGGCGATCCCTGAGCCGCGCCATGATCGGCTGATCCGTACGGACCAGGCCAAGGGGTGTTTCAAAATCCTTGTCCGTCGCGGTAAACGGACGCACCGGCCCCGCTGAAGCGGTCCCCATGATGACATAGAGATCGGGCTGCACCGCCTCCCGCAACTCTTTGTACGCCCAGGCATAGACAGGTCCGGCTTGCTTCAGATCATAGGCCGGCGTCACCAGCCCCTTGATCGGCTTGCCGGCATGAACGGACGGCTCGAACCCCGGCCCTTCCTGAGATGAGAAGAATCCCTCGACCTGCCTTCTCAGCTTGATACCTTCGGCTTCATAACCTCGTCCCGCAAACGTGGGCTTCCGACAAGGGGCTTGCCGGTAGGCATCCATGGCCCGTGCCAACGCCGCCTCGGTGCGAGCCCCTTCAAGGAACAGTTTTTCGTCCAGCTCGTTCACCAACCGTTCGATCTTGTCGGGCAGAAGAAACTCGCCGAACCGTTTGAGATACAGCGAGAGAATGTCCGTTAGAGAATGGCGGCCGTCGAAATGTTGGATGATGAAAAAATAATTCAGCGGCAGCACCAGCTTTTCTTGGCTCAACCCCGTCGGATCCCACAACACAATGAACGAGTCTTCCCCCTGCTTGATGGGAGAGTACTGAAGATTCCGGAGCACCGGATACTGTTTGGGATCTCTCACGGTTTCGGTGGACATGGCGGCGACATTGTAGAAGATGAAAGGAGGGAGCTGCAACGAGAGCGTCGATCCTTCGGCTTATGGTCAAACCTGAGGACGGCAAGAGACAAACAGAGGAATCTCAGGCTTCAACTCCTCGTATCATCCCTCCGGGGGAGGCTCCGACTTGAGGCGGCGGCTCAGCAACAGGAGCGCGCCCACCGTGAGCAGCAGCATCCACAGAGTCGGCCGTCCATACGACGCATCGGCATAACCGATCAGATCGCTCAGCCGGCCGATCAACAGCGACATGCGGGCCATCACCGTGTAGCCGAACGCGGCGCCGAAGGCGATCATGAGGAAGAAAATCCCGGTTCGAGCCACCGCCTTGCCGGGCCCCGTGTGTTCGACCGAGAAAAAGAAGTAAAACAGGACGGAAGTGACCCCGATCAGAATAATGATGGTGTTGATCCCACTCGCGGGGTTCAGCAGATTCCAGGTGAATACCACCCCTTCCGCCGGCACCAACGCGACCAAGGGACGGACCGTGTCTTCGACTTGTTTTAAGATGAACGAGGAGATGGTCCGTGGAATCGCCAATCCCGCCCCCACTCCCACGATAAAGGCAAAGGCGTAGCGGGACAGCCACGACACCTTCGGCACATAGCGCGCCAGCATCAACATGCCGATGAAGACGGGGATCAGCAACGTCCATTCATGGTTCTCGACGATCGGTTTCCAAATCAGATGCACGAGCACCATATCGTAGGTCTTGACGATCGTGTACCCGACCGACACGCCGACGTACAGATGCTCGGCCAGTTTAAACAAGGGATTGTCCCGGTACAGAAACGAAAAGATGAACAGAGTCAACCCTGTCGCCACCCAGGCGCCGATGATGGATTCAACCGACATCACGAGCCTCGATTACAGCCTGACCGAACTGAACACGACCCTTATTGCGACACACCAATCCCACGACCGTCGCCGCGTCACGACGCTTGCTGTTTACGCCGCAGGGCAAAGTAGAACAGATTGCACAACATCACCAACACGATGATCGCCATGTGAGTGGCCGATTGGGCATCCATGCCGGCAACGGCCTGTCCCTTGCGGCCGATCAAACTCTCGTACTCCGCCGCCCCGCGCAATCCGCCGATCAGGCCGTTGATCTGCCCGCTTCGCAACAGCGGATAGAGTCCCGGCGCCATCACACCAGTACAGCCGCCCCCCATTTCGAACTTGTATTTGTCCTTGCCGAACACGTACCAGGCTTCGACCCCCGGGTTGCCTGCTCCCAGACTCACGGCATAGTCCACATCCCGCAGACTGTTCACCCCATCGAGCACCGGCAACCCTTTCGTCGGCCTCCCATGGTAGTCGGTCGGAAAGGTGGTGTAGAGGTTTTGCCCCATATTGATGATCACGGCCGTGCCTCCCGGACTCCAGCCGAGAAACACATAGTCCTTTGTGTCTTCTTTCCCCATCTCGCGGGCGACCTGTGAGATGATCTGATCGGCCAAGCCAGTCCCACTCACCCACAAGGTCATCGCCACGACACGCAGGTTCTTCCGAAACGCATGGTGGAGCAACGCCACGGCTTGCGGATACAGCTCCGGCTTGGAAGAGGGGTCAAAATCCAACGACAGGAGAAACACGGACCCTTCCGGCATCGATTCGATATAGTCATAGACGGCCCGGAC
This sequence is a window from Candidatus Nitrospira inopinata. Protein-coding genes within it:
- the amrB gene encoding AmmeMemoRadiSam system protein B; the encoded protein is MSTETVRDPKQYPVLRNLQYSPIKQGEDSFIVLWDPTGLSQEKLVLPLNYFFIIQHFDGRHSLTDILSLYLKRFGEFLLPDKIERLVNELDEKLFLEGARTEAALARAMDAYRQAPCRKPTFAGRGYEAEGIKLRRQVEGFFSSQEGPGFEPSVHAGKPIKGLVTPAYDLKQAGPVYAWAYKELREAVQPDLYVIMGTASAGPVRPFTATDKDFETPLGLVRTDQPIMARLRDRLPDSFHEDLCHQAESSIEFQLPFLQEVVGREKAFTIVPILCSFSAIEMADHALKQGVRAFLDGLREILREDGRPYCVIAAGELAHLGLRYGDKEPPTDFSFHRSMQRDLEMLKFVEELKADEFADFLLKEEDRRRITGFAPIYSLLRLIQAEKGEVLRYDRGITDQFNSTVTYVSMAFF
- a CDS encoding MFS transporter, with the translated sequence MSGPFSSFPRRSPGHFPPRRLILGLLFAVSVVTYVDRVNISVAARQMMPALGLTDQQMGFVFSAFVIGYALFQIPGGWLADRWGARLVLTIGLLWWSCFTAFTAIAAASFLAGVLGILGALALIRFLLGVGEGVALPTFNRAVTDWLPAHERGFGIGMTIGGIGVGSALTPPLTAWIMVNYGWQTAFYLSAALGIGLAGLWWTVARDHPDGHPQEKERFTLSSDDHPNHSTRSPAIPWTAWRKTPSVRWLVLSYTCLGYVAYIYMSWFYLYLVNVRGFNLLRGGLYAAAPFLAILVFCPLGGWITDRLALKHGVTKGRRIVGQAGMGLAALFIAGGAIIDSPHWAIANLSFGAGWLYFSVGAYWSSTSDLSRTHAGSLSGLMNMGANVGGAVSPSLTPWIAEQWGWPLSLSVAALIALAGGLMWLKIDPEKGLYPCENTARG
- a CDS encoding FKBP-type peptidyl-prolyl cis-trans isomerase gives rise to the protein MRTFIAIMGTSLLLAGSPALAATQEPANEDQKTLYALGLAISQSLSTFALNETELEMVKTGMVDGVLKRTPKVDLQAYGPKIQQLQQTRLGVLAEQEKKAGAAFLAKAASEKGSVKTESGAVITPIKLGSGATPKSTDTVKVHYHGTLIDGTVFDSSVKRGEPATFPLDQVITCWTEGVQQIKVGGKSRLICPSNLAYGDRGSPPVIKPGATLVFEVELLEIVSK
- a CDS encoding DOMON domain-containing protein, with translation MSLAERMLKIDRRIIFLIIGLCTLLPLLYPVGLPIKISPEVRAVYDYIESMPEGSVFLLSLDFDPSSKPELYPQAVALLHHAFRKNLRVVAMTLWVSGTGLADQIISQVAREMGKEDTKDYVFLGWSPGGTAVIINMGQNLYTTFPTDYHGRPTKGLPVLDGVNSLRDVDYAVSLGAGNPGVEAWYVFGKDKYKFEMGGGCTGVMAPGLYPLLRSGQINGLIGGLRGAAEYESLIGRKGQAVAGMDAQSATHMAIIVLVMLCNLFYFALRRKQQAS
- a CDS encoding peptidylprolyl isomerase encodes the protein MAMQFQKKDPRLTIVTKFGEIAVRLYPDDAPRHVENFLNLARLGFFDGTTFHRVVPGFLLQGGDPLSKQPDRSLHGTGGPGYFLPPEPNDRPHKRGAVSMAKMPRESNSTRDFNDNGSQFFICLDDNNGLDRCYTVFGEVFRGLDVIDQIAAVPRDERDNPLEPIRITVKVKE